In the genome of Solidesulfovibrio sp., one region contains:
- a CDS encoding outer membrane homotrimeric porin — protein MKRLLTIVAAVLVLAAAVCAQAATEVRMTGDALVYGNFFANRNFTGWNAAKWTSEAGTIQHAGTRTEDQFEIWERFRLRTDFIANEAVKFRLGLKVEDTWGHGTLTAANPTVAVEVYQAYLMFKWPGCDIQISAGLQPASIPQASFFAGSIVFDENVSSLIIVAPLIQDHLNMILAYVRTISSDRTFAPTTEQVYANEEGYMLALPITVEGFKATPWALFGVGGKGGHYLTEAGWAEGLISSGLFTMAPVGWKNNFITALWAGTTLEITALDPFKFYGDVIWGQHGMNEYRKNVRNGWFIDAAAEYTGLDMLTPQAFGFWSTGEDNSTRNGSERMPNFFPGSGRGGEHNGGTQNWNAGNSFLFDGGQELVKGSNMGISPLGAYGFGASLNNVSFIEKLTNRLTFAYVHGTNSPKAIRYANFVLGSNPIFQMGRDLTEKEWVMGLNLDSKYMLYENLALILETGWAHPSEFQKSVWGRRLANKAEDAWKVSFGLKYTF, from the coding sequence ATGAAACGTTTGCTGACTATCGTCGCCGCCGTGCTCGTGTTGGCGGCCGCCGTCTGCGCCCAGGCAGCCACCGAGGTGCGGATGACGGGCGATGCGCTCGTGTACGGAAACTTTTTCGCCAACCGCAATTTCACCGGCTGGAATGCCGCCAAATGGACCAGCGAGGCCGGCACCATCCAGCACGCCGGCACCAGGACCGAAGATCAGTTCGAGATCTGGGAGCGCTTCCGCCTGCGCACGGACTTCATCGCCAACGAGGCCGTGAAGTTCCGCCTGGGCCTCAAGGTCGAGGACACGTGGGGCCACGGCACCTTAACCGCCGCCAACCCCACCGTGGCCGTGGAAGTCTACCAGGCCTACCTGATGTTCAAGTGGCCCGGCTGCGACATCCAGATCTCCGCCGGCCTCCAGCCCGCGTCCATCCCGCAGGCCTCGTTCTTCGCCGGCAGCATCGTCTTCGACGAAAACGTCTCCTCGCTGATCATCGTCGCGCCGCTGATCCAGGACCACCTCAACATGATCCTGGCCTACGTGCGCACCATCTCCAGCGACCGGACCTTCGCCCCGACCACCGAGCAGGTCTACGCCAACGAGGAAGGCTACATGCTGGCCCTGCCCATCACGGTGGAAGGCTTCAAGGCCACGCCGTGGGCCCTGTTCGGCGTCGGCGGCAAGGGCGGCCACTACCTGACCGAGGCCGGCTGGGCCGAGGGCCTCATTTCCTCGGGCCTGTTCACCATGGCCCCCGTGGGCTGGAAGAACAACTTCATCACCGCCCTGTGGGCCGGCACCACCCTGGAAATCACGGCGCTTGATCCCTTCAAGTTCTACGGCGACGTCATCTGGGGCCAGCACGGCATGAACGAGTACCGCAAGAACGTGCGCAACGGCTGGTTCATCGACGCCGCCGCCGAATACACCGGCCTCGACATGCTGACTCCCCAGGCCTTCGGCTTCTGGTCCACGGGCGAGGACAACTCCACCCGCAACGGCTCCGAGCGCATGCCCAACTTCTTCCCCGGCTCCGGCCGCGGCGGCGAGCACAACGGCGGCACCCAGAACTGGAACGCCGGCAACAGCTTCCTGTTCGACGGCGGCCAGGAACTGGTGAAAGGCTCCAACATGGGCATCTCGCCCCTGGGCGCCTACGGCTTCGGCGCGTCGCTCAACAACGTGAGCTTCATCGAGAAGCTGACCAACCGCCTGACCTTCGCCTACGTCCACGGCACCAACTCGCCCAAGGCCATCCGCTACGCCAACTTCGTCCTGGGCAGCAACCCGATCTTCCAGATGGGCCGCGACCTGACCGAAAAAGAGTGGGTCATGGGCCTCAACCTCGACTCCAAGTACATGCTCTACGAAAATCTGGCCCTGATCCTCGAGACCGGCTGGGCCCATCCCAGCGAGTTCCAGAAGAGCGTCTGGGGCCGCCGGCTGGCCAACAAGGCCGAAGACGCCTGGAAGGTCTCCTTCGGCCTCAAGTACACCTTCTAG
- the cls gene encoding cardiolipin synthase — protein sequence MLVVILACCHVIGVASAARALFTARSPQGAMAWVMAMITFPYVAVPLYWVLGRNRFQGYVASRRAGDRVVDGLAPELDHLRAFPDVHAPGLPGLFGVLERLAELPFTTGNDVRLLIDGRATFAAIFAAIDAAEAYVLVQFYIIRDDDLGRALKARLTARARAGLAVYLLYDEIGSHDLPEAYLDELRQAGAHVSAFNTTLGWRNRLQLNFRNHRKIVVVDGRTAFVGGHNVGVEYLGENPVLGHWRDTHVRCDGPGATLVQLSFAEDWYWATRQAPRLDWALRPAATGNMPVLVLPTGPADDIESCDLFFFQAITAATKRIWIVSPYFVPDKEIVSALQLAVLRGVDVRVMLPKKPDHKMVYLASFSYLPDLETLGVKFYRYGNGFLHQKVILVDDAVASVGTANCDNRSFRLNFEITLAVADPGFIAAVEAMLLDDFAQCQRASADDYEDRSFLFKTGVMLSRLLSPIL from the coding sequence GTGCTTGTCGTCATCTTGGCCTGCTGCCATGTCATCGGCGTGGCCTCGGCGGCCAGGGCCCTTTTTACGGCCCGGTCCCCCCAGGGGGCCATGGCCTGGGTCATGGCCATGATCACCTTTCCCTACGTGGCCGTGCCGCTGTACTGGGTGCTCGGCCGCAACCGTTTCCAGGGCTACGTGGCCTCGCGCCGGGCCGGCGACCGGGTGGTGGACGGGCTCGCCCCGGAACTCGACCACCTGCGCGCCTTCCCCGACGTCCACGCGCCGGGCCTGCCGGGCCTTTTCGGCGTGCTGGAGCGCCTGGCCGAACTGCCCTTCACCACAGGCAACGACGTCCGGCTCCTCATCGACGGCCGGGCCACCTTCGCCGCCATCTTCGCGGCCATCGACGCGGCCGAGGCCTACGTCCTGGTCCAGTTCTACATCATCCGCGACGACGACCTGGGCCGCGCCCTCAAGGCCCGGCTGACGGCCAGGGCGCGCGCCGGCCTGGCCGTGTACCTGCTCTACGACGAGATCGGCAGCCACGACCTGCCCGAGGCCTACCTCGACGAACTGCGCCAGGCCGGCGCCCATGTCTCGGCGTTTAACACCACGCTCGGCTGGCGAAACCGCCTCCAGCTCAATTTCCGCAACCACCGCAAGATCGTGGTGGTCGACGGCCGCACGGCCTTTGTCGGCGGGCACAACGTCGGCGTGGAATACCTGGGCGAAAACCCGGTCCTCGGCCATTGGCGCGACACCCACGTGCGCTGCGACGGGCCGGGCGCGACCCTGGTGCAGCTGTCGTTCGCCGAGGACTGGTACTGGGCCACGCGCCAGGCCCCGCGCCTGGACTGGGCGTTGCGCCCGGCCGCCACGGGGAACATGCCGGTGCTGGTGCTGCCCACCGGCCCGGCCGACGACATCGAGTCCTGCGACCTGTTCTTCTTCCAGGCCATCACCGCGGCCACGAAGCGGATCTGGATCGTCAGCCCCTATTTCGTGCCGGACAAGGAGATCGTCTCGGCCCTGCAACTGGCCGTGCTGCGCGGGGTGGACGTGCGGGTCATGCTGCCCAAAAAGCCGGACCACAAGATGGTCTACCTGGCCTCCTTCTCCTACCTGCCGGACCTCGAAACCCTGGGCGTCAAGTTCTACCGCTACGGCAACGGGTTCTTGCACCAGAAGGTCATCCTGGTCGACGACGCCGTGGCTTCGGTGGGCACGGCCAACTGCGACAACCGGTCGTTTCGGCTCAATTTCGAGATCACCCTGGCCGTGGCCGACCCGGGCTTCATCGCCGCGGTGGAGGCCATGCTGCTGGACGATTTCGCCCAGTGCCAGCGGGCCAGCGCCGATGACTACGAGGACCGGTCCTTCCTGTTCAAGACCGGCGTCATGCTCAGCCGCCTGCTCTCGCCCATCCTCTAG
- a CDS encoding PRC-barrel domain-containing protein, with protein sequence MPSPALDLTLSAPVHATDAAIGRVENVIIDPHLGRATHIVVREDALPNTLRLVAEKYIAAATPEAVRLNIPQKRASQLKQYIQADYFAPDYFLSLAKAEHLKLPMAPASFTLEHPATPEGSVALAGHEPVRASDGPVGRVDGVLCDGHTGRVTHLLLRHGHLWGAREVQVPAGLVAGYEEGEVVLGATKAAIGALPDVHAG encoded by the coding sequence ATGCCAAGCCCCGCCCTCGACCTGACCCTGTCCGCCCCGGTGCACGCCACGGACGCCGCCATCGGGCGCGTGGAAAACGTCATCATCGACCCGCACCTGGGCAGGGCCACGCACATCGTCGTGCGCGAGGACGCCCTGCCCAACACGCTGCGCCTGGTGGCCGAAAAATACATCGCCGCCGCCACGCCCGAGGCCGTCCGGCTCAACATCCCCCAAAAGCGCGCCTCGCAACTCAAGCAATACATCCAGGCCGACTACTTCGCGCCGGACTATTTCCTGTCCCTGGCCAAGGCCGAGCACCTGAAGCTGCCCATGGCCCCGGCGAGCTTCACCCTGGAGCATCCGGCCACGCCCGAGGGCTCGGTGGCCCTGGCCGGGCACGAGCCCGTGCGGGCCAGCGACGGCCCGGTCGGCCGGGTGGACGGCGTGCTGTGCGACGGGCATACCGGCCGGGTGACGCACCTGCTGCTGCGCCACGGACATCTGTGGGGCGCGCGCGAGGTGCAGGTGCCGGCCGGGCTCGTGGCCGGCTACGAGGAGGGCGAGGTGGTGCTCGGGGCCACCAAGGCGGCAATCGGCGCCCTGCCCGACGTGCACGCGGGCTAG
- a CDS encoding histidine kinase — MPLKYDSCPLATPLLLTGFDIRERLLNIVGSAPTAVRAAITDLMQSIRTSLDVLEDRPVLRAPDTPVSDWESLLTTLTGVRREIDAVKTLKIEELMRANPGFAHLEFRYGKLKKAHDKATLMLEILYELINAGQDFQTADEILEQSAEILLKELKADLYVCRLRDESGNWLNIAANTHTGRATPIFVRSMEENLPHHPVMRAVGNPRMLFVVSNNLQGPERGGESIDCVPYLEGFRCRLSFFLREPAGKAFGLIMLYSKKPRFFDRYETDFLADCDRVVSLTVGQRLELGRDALAKAAGGMAHVGNNVLAIMKNGAELILEDCEEFLDNEDDIATELIQEALHLVPGPWPPLAPAAMRHLFGLAVERLEVEKKMQYVNLIVENINRLRGAIANLLKAVENPILMPYVGGEEVLDLEPGENGGHPG; from the coding sequence ATGCCGCTCAAATACGATTCCTGTCCCCTGGCCACGCCGCTTTTGCTGACGGGCTTCGACATCCGCGAACGTTTGCTCAACATCGTCGGCTCCGCGCCGACGGCGGTGCGCGCCGCCATCACCGACCTCATGCAATCGATCAGGACCTCCCTGGACGTCCTGGAGGACAGGCCGGTGCTGCGCGCGCCGGACACGCCGGTTTCGGATTGGGAGAGCCTGCTGACGACCCTGACCGGGGTGCGCCGGGAGATCGACGCGGTCAAGACGCTGAAGATCGAGGAACTCATGCGGGCCAACCCGGGCTTCGCCCATCTGGAATTCCGCTACGGCAAGCTGAAAAAGGCCCATGACAAGGCCACGCTGATGCTGGAGATCCTCTACGAGCTGATCAACGCCGGCCAGGATTTCCAGACCGCCGACGAGATCCTCGAACAAAGCGCCGAGATTCTGCTCAAGGAGCTCAAGGCCGACCTGTACGTCTGCCGCCTGCGCGACGAATCCGGCAACTGGCTCAACATCGCGGCCAACACCCACACCGGCCGGGCCACGCCCATTTTCGTGCGCTCCATGGAAGAGAACCTGCCCCACCATCCGGTCATGCGCGCCGTGGGCAACCCGCGGATGCTGTTCGTGGTCTCCAACAATCTGCAAGGCCCCGAGCGCGGCGGCGAGTCCATCGACTGCGTGCCCTACCTGGAGGGCTTTCGTTGCCGGCTGTCGTTTTTTTTGCGCGAACCGGCGGGCAAGGCCTTTGGCCTGATCATGCTCTACTCGAAAAAGCCCCGGTTTTTCGACCGCTACGAAACGGATTTCCTGGCCGACTGCGACCGGGTCGTGTCGTTGACCGTGGGCCAGCGGCTGGAGCTCGGGCGCGACGCCCTGGCCAAGGCCGCCGGCGGCATGGCCCATGTGGGCAACAACGTCCTGGCCATCATGAAAAACGGCGCGGAACTCATCCTGGAGGACTGCGAGGAGTTTCTCGACAACGAGGACGACATCGCCACCGAACTCATCCAGGAGGCCCTGCACCTCGTGCCCGGCCCCTGGCCGCCCCTGGCCCCGGCCGCCATGCGCCACCTCTTCGGCCTGGCCGTGGAGCGGCTCGAGGTCGAGAAGAAGATGCAGTACGTCAACCTCATCGTCGAGAACATCAACCGCCTGCGCGGGGCCATCGCCAACCTGCTCAAGGCCGTGGAAAACCCCATCCTCATGCCCTATGTCGGCGGCGAGGAAGTGCTCGACCTCGAACCCGGGGAAAACGGCGGCCATCCGGGCTAG
- a CDS encoding ThiF family adenylyltransferase, whose protein sequence is MPGSIRQAIEAAAHHAPYPDGRAGRFLTAAAVTALCRELGLAPRHVEIEALGLGVCPLRYARNLRAFTMAEQARLLSSTAAMVGCGGLGGGLLEILVRSGVGTMRAADGDVFEETNLNRQLLSDCSALGAPKAALAAARAAAVNPSVDFTAHAGFLDAAGMRSFLAGADVAVDALGGLADRPALAAAARERGIALVTGAVAGYTVIVATVPPGAASPVELLAGGGGTAAEEVLGCPAPAVTAAASLMAAEVVRLLAGRAPALAGKALVADLETMRFDTVTF, encoded by the coding sequence ATGCCCGGCTCGATACGGCAGGCCATCGAGGCCGCCGCCCACCACGCCCCCTATCCCGACGGCCGGGCCGGCCGGTTCCTGACCGCCGCCGCCGTGACCGCCCTTTGCCGTGAGCTGGGCCTCGCCCCGCGCCACGTGGAGATCGAGGCCCTGGGCCTGGGGGTGTGCCCCCTGCGCTACGCCCGCAACCTGCGCGCCTTCACCATGGCCGAACAGGCCCGGCTGCTTTCCTCCACGGCGGCCATGGTCGGCTGCGGCGGGCTGGGCGGGGGGCTGCTCGAAATCCTCGTGCGCTCCGGGGTGGGCACCATGCGCGCCGCCGACGGCGACGTGTTCGAGGAAACCAACCTCAACCGCCAACTGCTGTCCGACTGCTCGGCCCTGGGCGCGCCCAAGGCGGCCCTGGCCGCGGCCCGGGCGGCGGCGGTCAACCCGTCGGTGGATTTCACGGCCCATGCCGGCTTTCTGGACGCGGCCGGCATGCGGTCGTTTCTTGCCGGCGCGGACGTGGCCGTGGACGCCCTAGGCGGGCTTGCCGACCGGCCGGCCCTGGCGGCGGCCGCGAGGGAGCGGGGCATCGCGCTGGTGACCGGGGCCGTGGCCGGCTACACGGTCATCGTGGCCACGGTGCCGCCGGGCGCCGCCTCGCCGGTGGAGCTTTTGGCCGGCGGCGGGGGCACGGCCGCCGAGGAGGTCCTGGGCTGCCCGGCGCCGGCGGTGACAGCCGCCGCGTCGCTGATGGCCGCCGAGGTGGTGCGCCTTTTGGCCGGCCGCGCCCCGGCCCTGGCCGGCAAGGCCCTGGTGGCCGACCTGGAGACCATGCGCTTCGACACCGTCACGTTCTAG
- a CDS encoding MoaD/ThiS family protein, translating to MTGEITVRALATLAGFAPPGGRLAIGPGETVGRVAARLGLDLAAVGTTLVNDRPAGPDTGLAPGDGLVFIPPITGG from the coding sequence GTGACGGGCGAGATCACCGTGCGCGCCCTGGCCACGCTGGCCGGTTTCGCCCCGCCGGGCGGCCGGCTGGCCATCGGGCCGGGCGAAACCGTCGGCCGGGTCGCGGCCCGGCTCGGCCTCGACCTCGCCGCCGTCGGCACGACGCTGGTCAACGACCGCCCGGCCGGGCCGGACACGGGGCTGGCCCCGGGCGACGGGCTCGTTTTCATCCCGCCCATCACCGGAGGCTGA
- a CDS encoding acyl-CoA thioesterase, with protein MTPPEKRSLDPKPVSASRVVMPQRMLPSDANPAGNVHGGVILKYIDTAGGIAAIRHARSAVVTASIDRMDFLKPAYIGEVVTFFASVNLVGATSMEVGVRVECENPITGESRHAGSAYLTYVALDAERRPHAVPPLVLENEDDRRRNREAAARREARLHERRRERDSQRLGQSE; from the coding sequence ATGACACCACCCGAAAAACGCTCCCTCGACCCCAAGCCCGTGTCCGCCAGCCGGGTGGTCATGCCCCAGCGCATGCTGCCCTCGGACGCCAATCCGGCCGGTAACGTCCATGGCGGCGTCATCCTCAAATACATCGACACCGCCGGGGGCATCGCCGCCATCCGCCACGCCCGCTCGGCCGTGGTCACCGCCTCCATCGACCGCATGGATTTCCTGAAGCCCGCCTACATCGGCGAGGTGGTGACGTTTTTCGCCTCGGTGAACCTGGTCGGCGCCACCTCCATGGAGGTCGGCGTGCGGGTGGAGTGCGAAAACCCCATCACCGGCGAGAGCCGCCACGCCGGGTCGGCCTACCTGACCTACGTCGCCCTGGACGCCGAACGCCGGCCCCACGCCGTGCCGCCGCTGGTCCTGGAAAACGAGGACGACCGCCGCCGCAACCGCGAGGCCGCCGCCCGGCGCGAGGCCAGGCTCCACGAGCGCCGCCGCGAGCGCGACTCCCAGCGCCTGGGGCAGTCCGAATAA
- a CDS encoding choloylglycine hydrolase family protein, whose protein sequence is MPYRPFAAMAVFLLALCAAGPAGACTSFRLKTTDGVVVYARTMEYAQDLKAGVSVVPKGTPLVGTLPDGAAKGLRFPAKYGFVGMNAFHQPINCDGINEKGLVAGALLFPGYAGYQEFVAAEAGKTIAQFDVINWLLSQFATVAEVRKGLADVRVCQGPAALGGVTVGPLPLHYTVHDATGDSLVIEHVGGALKVHDNPIGVLTNSPDFDWMRIYLSNYVNLSAVNAAPKDLSGFTIDPTGQGSGMLGLPGDFTPPSRFLRMVALTQSASPVSGAPAGVNLAMTIINNVDIPLGTVRDVTPTGVERDVTQWVAVADTARGRYYFRTAANKNWRAVDLKEALAKAGTTLMNIPTDAPADYPDVTATARPMP, encoded by the coding sequence ATGCCGTACCGCCCGTTCGCCGCCATGGCCGTCTTCCTGCTGGCCCTCTGCGCCGCCGGCCCCGCCGGGGCCTGCACCAGCTTTCGCCTCAAAACCACCGACGGCGTGGTCGTCTACGCCCGGACCATGGAATACGCCCAGGATCTCAAGGCCGGCGTGTCGGTGGTGCCCAAGGGCACGCCCCTTGTCGGCACCCTGCCCGACGGCGCGGCCAAGGGCTTGCGGTTTCCGGCCAAATACGGCTTCGTGGGCATGAACGCCTTTCACCAGCCGATCAATTGCGACGGCATCAACGAAAAGGGCCTGGTGGCCGGCGCGCTGCTTTTTCCCGGCTACGCCGGCTACCAGGAGTTCGTCGCGGCCGAGGCCGGCAAGACCATCGCCCAGTTCGACGTGATCAACTGGCTGCTGTCCCAGTTCGCCACCGTGGCCGAGGTCAGGAAGGGCCTGGCCGACGTCCGGGTCTGCCAGGGCCCGGCGGCGCTCGGCGGCGTCACCGTCGGCCCCCTGCCCCTGCACTACACCGTCCACGACGCCACGGGCGACAGCCTCGTCATCGAGCACGTCGGCGGCGCGCTCAAGGTCCACGACAACCCCATCGGCGTGCTGACCAACTCCCCGGATTTCGACTGGATGCGCATCTACCTCAGCAACTACGTCAATCTTTCGGCGGTCAACGCCGCGCCCAAGGACCTCTCGGGCTTCACGATCGACCCCACCGGCCAGGGCTCGGGCATGCTCGGGCTGCCCGGCGACTTCACCCCGCCCAGCCGCTTCCTGCGCATGGTCGCCCTGACCCAGTCGGCCTCGCCCGTCAGCGGCGCCCCGGCCGGGGTCAACCTGGCCATGACCATCATCAACAACGTGGACATTCCGCTGGGGACCGTGCGCGACGTCACGCCGACCGGCGTGGAACGCGACGTCACCCAATGGGTGGCCGTGGCCGACACGGCCCGGGGCCGCTACTACTTCCGCACCGCCGCCAACAAGAACTGGCGCGCCGTGGACCTCAAGGAAGCCCTGGCCAAGGCCGGCACGACCCTCATGAACATCCCCACGGACGCCCCGGCCGACTATCCCGACGTGACGGCCACGGCCAGGCCCATGCCGTAG
- a CDS encoding transporter encodes MHHRPRTAPRRPAALCLCLALFLLAAARPALAVEGGASHYIQGAYGDFLMGLIPAPGFSVRNDTFYQSGHMSGTAKGGKIYAGLDESMVMNITKLSYVFDVPAMGGFLGLGLGVPVIINEHITGDVAANYSRKSRATGLDTPHHLEYGGGGDRGGLSDLFLMPVIAGWNFGECHLAVMPIVFLPTGYYDKNKLTNLGMNYTTFDGNVAFTWLGKAGFEVSVNAGYMINTENITTKYTSGNQLHVDWTAAYHVNQRLALGAVGYLLTQTTPDTGSGANLGSFYSSGTGIGPAVTYTVPVAGKDVMLIAKWLHGIGSTHSFLGDSVFASFALKF; translated from the coding sequence ATGCACCACCGCCCCCGTACCGCCCCCCGCCGTCCCGCCGCCCTGTGCCTGTGCCTCGCCCTGTTCCTTCTCGCCGCCGCCCGGCCGGCCCTGGCCGTCGAGGGCGGGGCCAGCCACTACATCCAGGGCGCCTACGGCGACTTCCTCATGGGCCTGATCCCGGCCCCGGGATTCTCCGTGCGAAACGACACCTTCTACCAGTCCGGCCACATGAGCGGCACGGCCAAGGGCGGCAAAATCTACGCCGGCCTCGACGAGTCCATGGTGATGAACATCACCAAGCTGTCCTACGTCTTCGACGTGCCGGCCATGGGCGGCTTCCTGGGCCTGGGCCTGGGCGTGCCCGTCATCATAAACGAACACATCACCGGCGACGTGGCCGCCAACTACTCCAGGAAATCCCGGGCCACCGGCCTGGACACCCCCCACCACCTGGAATACGGCGGCGGCGGCGACCGGGGCGGGCTGTCCGACCTCTTCCTCATGCCGGTCATCGCCGGCTGGAACTTCGGCGAATGCCACCTGGCCGTCATGCCCATCGTCTTTTTGCCCACGGGCTACTACGACAAGAACAAGCTGACCAACCTGGGCATGAACTACACGACCTTCGACGGCAACGTGGCCTTCACCTGGCTCGGCAAGGCCGGCTTCGAGGTTTCGGTCAACGCCGGCTACATGATCAACACCGAGAACATCACGACCAAGTACACCAGCGGCAACCAGCTCCACGTGGACTGGACGGCCGCCTACCACGTCAACCAGCGCCTGGCCCTGGGCGCGGTGGGCTACCTCCTGACCCAGACCACGCCGGACACGGGCAGCGGGGCCAACCTGGGCTCGTTTTACTCCTCGGGCACGGGCATCGGCCCGGCCGTCACCTACACCGTGCCCGTGGCCGGCAAGGACGTGATGCTCATCGCCAAATGGCTGCACGGCATCGGTTCCACCCACAGCTTCCTCGGCGATTCGGTCTTCGCCTCCTTCGCCCTCAAATTCTAG
- a CDS encoding M23 family metallopeptidase has product MRASYPSRTPATVRLLLCWLPGLWGLCLATSCLAGPLAWPVDCVPGGDCLASIGYPDLVGNGQAYDCSPAGYPGHVGTDIRVTQATMDTGLDVLAAEEGTVLWVFDGWKDHCSTTDANDAQCQAPTGPDEPNTSSGYRRCTALGPYCKDGIGQCFWCFYGGNVVVIKHDASLGVFATGYQHLKTNSIVVVPGQVVKKGQKIAQVGDAGNSTGPHLHFDVWEKTYADPIDPWMGPCGRTTGSVLWARLPPWSVAGPLGPAGLLLLPGNE; this is encoded by the coding sequence ATGCGCGCATCATACCCGTCCCGTACACCCGCCACGGTCCGCCTCCTGCTTTGCTGGCTGCCGGGCCTGTGGGGCCTGTGCCTGGCCACGTCGTGCCTGGCCGGCCCTCTGGCCTGGCCCGTCGACTGCGTGCCCGGCGGCGACTGCCTGGCCTCCATCGGCTATCCGGACCTGGTGGGCAACGGCCAAGCCTACGATTGCAGTCCGGCGGGCTATCCCGGGCATGTGGGCACGGACATCCGCGTCACCCAGGCGACCATGGACACCGGCCTGGATGTCCTGGCGGCCGAGGAGGGCACCGTTCTTTGGGTTTTCGACGGCTGGAAGGACCATTGTTCCACAACCGATGCAAATGACGCCCAATGCCAGGCACCGACCGGACCGGATGAACCGAATACCAGCAGCGGCTATAGACGGTGTACCGCGCTCGGCCCATACTGCAAGGATGGCATCGGCCAATGCTTCTGGTGTTTCTACGGCGGCAACGTGGTCGTCATCAAACACGACGCATCCCTCGGCGTCTTCGCCACAGGCTACCAGCACCTCAAAACGAATTCCATCGTCGTCGTCCCCGGTCAAGTCGTGAAAAAGGGACAGAAAATCGCCCAGGTCGGCGATGCCGGCAATTCCACCGGGCCACACCTCCATTTCGACGTATGGGAAAAAACCTATGCCGACCCCATCGACCCCTGGATGGGGCCTTGCGGCCGGACCACCGGCAGCGTGCTCTGGGCGCGGCTCCCTCCCTGGAGCGTAGCCGGCCCGCTTGGCCCGGCCGGCCTGCTGCTGCTCCCGGGAAACGAATGA
- a CDS encoding MFS transporter: MSSPPQARIFTFEFLGLCLMIFLAYCNITVFYSLYVYLQALGVPESWRGLLIGASSLATMAGYLFVSPFLTVRNAALAAAAGILLLAGCGAAYLYATSAPALLAVRLCNGLAVALISAGAMTMLVAVIPPARTGQAFGLYSIAMLLPYSIVPPVFDWLSPAVVTYPQGYAGMAMALVPALAVVAVLGRRVAGRREPAPGSRPTLAQMAKNAAKGPVAQLLAVNAVYYLSFASLFFLTKSLFLSRGLGHAGAFFSIQMSCMICIRIVANRVFDVVAKIKLIRFCYLVTAGAFLLLYCVHGQTMTFVAAVLLGIGMGVGSPSLNAFMYELSEPAYRGLNANLMMLSLQSGSFLGPILGGAAVAAWGYGGFLLVGAAACLVGTALSLGLGGAGAKPVYPDGEAR, from the coding sequence ATGAGCAGCCCGCCCCAAGCCCGCATCTTCACCTTCGAGTTCCTCGGGCTGTGCCTGATGATCTTTTTGGCCTATTGCAACATCACGGTCTTTTACAGCCTCTACGTCTACCTCCAGGCCCTTGGCGTCCCCGAGTCCTGGCGGGGGCTTCTGATCGGCGCCTCGTCCCTGGCCACCATGGCCGGCTACCTGTTCGTCAGCCCCTTTCTGACCGTGCGCAACGCGGCCCTCGCCGCCGCGGCCGGCATCCTGCTCCTGGCCGGCTGCGGCGCGGCCTACCTCTACGCCACCTCGGCCCCGGCCCTGCTGGCCGTGCGGCTGTGCAACGGCCTGGCCGTGGCCCTCATCTCGGCCGGGGCCATGACCATGCTCGTGGCCGTCATTCCGCCCGCGCGCACCGGCCAGGCCTTCGGCCTGTATTCCATCGCCATGCTGCTGCCCTATTCCATCGTGCCGCCGGTCTTCGACTGGCTCTCCCCGGCGGTCGTGACCTATCCGCAGGGCTACGCCGGCATGGCCATGGCCTTGGTGCCGGCCCTGGCGGTCGTGGCCGTGCTCGGCCGCCGGGTGGCCGGGCGACGGGAACCGGCCCCGGGCTCCCGGCCGACGCTGGCCCAGATGGCCAAAAACGCGGCCAAGGGCCCCGTCGCCCAGCTCCTGGCCGTCAACGCCGTCTATTACCTGAGCTTCGCCTCGCTGTTCTTCCTGACCAAAAGCCTGTTCCTCTCGCGCGGGCTCGGCCACGCCGGCGCGTTTTTCTCCATCCAGATGAGCTGCATGATCTGCATCCGCATCGTCGCCAACCGCGTCTTCGACGTGGTGGCCAAGATCAAGCTCATCCGTTTCTGCTATCTGGTCACGGCCGGCGCCTTTTTGCTGCTCTATTGCGTCCACGGCCAGACCATGACCTTTGTCGCGGCCGTGCTGCTCGGCATCGGCATGGGGGTGGGCTCGCCGTCGCTCAACGCCTTCATGTACGAGCTGTCCGAGCCGGCCTACCGGGGGCTCAACGCCAACCTGATGATGCTGTCCCTGCAATCGGGCAGCTTCCTGGGGCCGATTCTCGGCGGCGCGGCCGTGGCCGCCTGGGGCTATGGCGGCTTTTTGCTGGTCGGCGCGGCGGCCTGCCTTGTCGGCACGGCCCTGAGCCTGGGGCTTGGCGGCGCGGGGGCGAAACCGGTTTACCCGGACGGCGAGGCCCGGTAA